One genomic segment of Flavobacteriaceae bacterium includes these proteins:
- a CDS encoding trypsin-like serine protease translates to MKKVIGLLSIAIIGGIIALSGYKLFFNQPVVIERTVKNQIPTIQSNYKNILNVNSETSSGLDFTVAAERTINSVVHVKNTAVKSGINSWSDLFNGPRKYEQVGTGSGVIISPDGYIVTNNHVIDDATDIEITLNNRKKYKAKLIGTDEKNDIALLKIDEENMELTYIPFADSDNAKIGEWVLAIGNPYNLNSTVTAGIISAKGRDLQGNSNVDAFIQTDAAVNPGNSGGALVNTRGELIGINTAISSRTGSYVGYSFAVPSNIAKKIVDDILEFGSVQEAILGISVDVRDTNIQGVKIGSLDAKSEARKSGLEQGDIIVMINNMKITKFSELTGQLTAKRPGEYVDVTVNRNGNRLTKKVKLSKRNTYVSRSFGWALKNLSKKELKQLDIKGGAKIYETNSRDGDNSLKNFIITKINDKKIFNASEAARLLDEAGKSRYSIVIEMINTEGEKERYRFR, encoded by the coding sequence ATGAAAAAAGTTATAGGATTATTAAGTATAGCCATAATTGGAGGTATTATAGCTTTAAGCGGATATAAACTCTTCTTTAATCAACCTGTTGTTATTGAAAGAACTGTAAAAAATCAAATTCCTACGATTCAATCAAATTATAAAAATATTTTAAATGTCAATTCGGAAACTTCATCAGGATTAGATTTTACAGTCGCTGCCGAAAGAACAATAAACTCGGTAGTACATGTAAAGAATACGGCAGTAAAATCCGGAATCAATTCCTGGAGCGATTTGTTTAATGGCCCGAGAAAGTACGAGCAAGTAGGTACGGGAAGCGGTGTTATTATTTCACCTGACGGATATATTGTAACTAACAATCACGTAATAGATGATGCAACAGATATAGAAATTACGTTGAATAACAGGAAAAAGTATAAAGCAAAGCTTATCGGCACAGATGAAAAGAATGATATAGCACTGTTAAAAATAGATGAGGAAAATATGGAGCTGACCTATATTCCTTTTGCAGATTCCGACAATGCAAAGATAGGAGAATGGGTATTGGCAATAGGAAATCCGTATAATTTAAATTCCACGGTAACGGCAGGAATTATCAGTGCTAAGGGAAGAGATTTACAAGGAAATTCAAATGTAGATGCATTTATTCAAACAGATGCTGCGGTAAACCCCGGAAATAGCGGAGGGGCGTTAGTAAATACAAGAGGTGAACTCATTGGTATTAATACGGCCATTTCTTCAAGAACAGGTTCTTATGTAGGCTATTCTTTTGCAGTGCCTTCCAATATTGCCAAAAAAATTGTTGATGATATACTAGAGTTTGGTAGCGTACAAGAAGCTATTTTAGGAATTAGTGTGGATGTTAGGGATACTAATATACAAGGAGTGAAGATAGGTTCATTAGATGCTAAAAGTGAAGCTAGAAAATCAGGATTAGAACAAGGAGATATTATTGTGATGATTAATAATATGAAGATTACCAAGTTTTCGGAACTTACAGGCCAGTTAACAGCAAAAAGACCTGGAGAATATGTAGATGTTACTGTAAACAGAAATGGAAACCGGTTGACAAAAAAAGTAAAATTGAGTAAGCGGAATACTTATGTTTCACGATCATTTGGTTGGGCATTAAAAAATTTAAGTAAAAAAGAATTAAAACAACTTGATATTAAAGGCGGAGCTAAGATTTATGAGACCAATAGCAGAGATGGAGACAATAGTCTGAAAAACTTTATTATAACTAAAATAAATGATAAAAAGATTTTTAATGCTTCGGAAGCTGCAAGATTATTGGATGAAGCTGGAAAAAGCCGGTATTCTATTGTTATTGAGATGATTAACACGGAAGGAGAGAAAGAACGATACCGATTTAGATAA